A genomic region of Carassius carassius chromosome 27, fCarCar2.1, whole genome shotgun sequence contains the following coding sequences:
- the map3k7 gene encoding mitogen-activated protein kinase kinase kinase 7 isoform X2, giving the protein MSMFSAEMLEAPVYPFEEIDYADIDVEEVVGRGAFGVVCKAKWKGRDVAIKTIESESERNAFIVELRQLSRVNHPNIVKLHGSCSNPVCLVMEYAEGGSLYNVLHGAEPLPHYTASHAMSWCLQCSQGVSYLHGMKPKALIHRDLKPPNLLLVAGGTVLKICDFGTACDIQTHMTNNKGSAAWMAPEVFEGSNYSEKCDVFSWGIILWEVITRRKPFDEIGGPAFRIMWAVHRGTRPPLIKNLPKPIESLMTRCWSKDPSQRPSMEEILKIMTHLMRYFPGSEEPLQYPYQYSDEGQSNSATSTGSCIDYTCTSNKNDTNMEHTNSPGSNDTIKFPYKPKGDPLRPGHPLSRGGSVESLSGRPHSLAHSDSKRMSTDLSELEHRLPFAPAATCEPHRRRSVQDLPPIVTESSQDSRNNSRPSSPSVRMITPDRTDTNGSDNSIPMAYLTLDHQLQPLAPCPNSKESMAVFEQHCKMAQEYLKVQTEIALLIQRKKELIDELDQDEKDQQNACRLAQEHKKLLEENKSLSTYYQQCKKQLELIRAQQQKRQGTS; this is encoded by the exons ATGTCAATGTTCTCCGCCGAAATGCTGGAAGCACCTGTGTACCCTTTTGAGGAGATCGACTATGCTGATATTGATGTGGAAGAG GTGGTGGGCAGAGGGGCATTTGGTGTTGTGTGCAAGGCCAAGTGGAAAGGTAGAGATGTGGCCATCAAGACTATAGAGAGTGAATCGGAGAGAAATGCCTTTATTGTTGAG CTTCGCCAGTTGTCCCGTGTAAATCATCCCAACATTGTGAAGCTGCATGGTTCCTGCAGTAACCCC GTATGTCTGGTGATGGAATATGCAGAGGGAGGTTCATTGTATAATG TGCTGCACGGTGCAGAGCCCCTTCCTCACTACACTGCATCTCACGCCATGAGCTGGTGCCTGCAGTGTTCTCAGGGGGTCTCTTATCTCCACGGCATGAAACCAAAGGCTCTCATTCACAGGGACCTCAAACCTCCCAA TCTGCTCCTGGTTGCTGGAGGTACTGTGCTGAAGATCTGTGACTTCGGGACAGCATGTGACATCCAGACACACATGACTAATAACAAGGGAAGCGCAGCCTGGATGGCCCCAGAGGTGTTTGAAG GCAGTAACTACAGTGAGAAGTGTGATGTGTTCAGTTGGGGTATTATTCTCTGGGAGGTGATCACACGCCGGAAGCCCTTTGATGAAATCGGTGGCCCTGCTTTCCGCATCATGTGGGCTGTGCACCGTG gCACACGTCCACCTCTCATTAAGAATCTAccgaagcccatagagagtctgATGACTCGTTGCTGGTCCAAAGACCCATCGCAGCGCCCTTCCATGGAGGAGATATTGAAGATTATGACCCACCTTATGAGG TATTTCCCAGGATCAGAAGAGCCTCTTCAGTACCCTTATCAGTATTCAGATGAAGGCCAGAGTAACTCTGCCACCAGCACAG GCTCATGTATAGACTACACATGTACCAGCAACAAGAACGATACGAACATGGAGCACACCAACTCCCCTGGCAGCAATGACACCATCAAGTTCCCATATAAACCAAAG GGCGACCCGTTGAGGCCTGGTCACCCTCTCTCCAGAGGGGGCAGTGTTGAGAGTCTTTCTGGCAGACCACATAGTTTGGCACATTCCGACAGCAAACGAATGAGCACGGATCTCTCCGAACTGGAGCACAGATTGCCCTTTGCTCCTGCAG CAACCTGTGAGCCTCATAGACGCAGATCAGTGCAGGACCTTCCTCCCATTGTTACGGAGTCCAGTCAG GATAGTAGGAACAACAGCAGACCATCCAGTCCCAGTGTGAGGATGATTACGCCAGACAGGACAG ACACCAATGGCTCAGATAACTCCATCCCCATGGCCTACCTGACCCTGGACCATCAGTTACAG CCTCTAGCCCCGTGTCCAAACTCCAAAGAATCAATGGCAGTGTTTGAGCAGCACTGTAAGATGGCACAGGAATACCTGAAGGTGCAGACAGAGATCGCTCTTCTCATACAGAGGAA GAAAGAGCTGATAGACGAGCTGGACCAGGATGAGAAGGATCAGCAGAACGCTTGTCGCCTCGCTCAGGAGCACAAGAAACTTCTAGAGGAGAACAAGAGCCTGTCCACCTACTACCAGCAGTGCAAGAAGCAACTGGAGCTGATCCGAGCACAACAGCAAAAGAGACAGGGCACCTCATGA
- the map3k7 gene encoding mitogen-activated protein kinase kinase kinase 7 isoform X1, translating into MSMFSAEMLEAPVYPFEEIDYADIDVEEVVGRGAFGVVCKAKWKGRDVAIKTIESESERNAFIVELRQLSRVNHPNIVKLHGSCSNPVCLVMEYAEGGSLYNVLHGAEPLPHYTASHAMSWCLQCSQGVSYLHGMKPKALIHRDLKPPNLLLVAGGTVLKICDFGTACDIQTHMTNNKGSAAWMAPEVFEGSNYSEKCDVFSWGIILWEVITRRKPFDEIGGPAFRIMWAVHRGTRPPLIKNLPKPIESLMTRCWSKDPSQRPSMEEILKIMTHLMRYFPGSEEPLQYPYQYSDEGQSNSATSTGSCIDYTCTSNKNDTNMEHTNSPGSNDTIKFPYKPKGDPLRPGHPLSRGGSVESLSGRPHSLAHSDSKRMSTDLSELEHRLPFAPAARPQFKRGHRKTASHGTILDIPKIIVTATCEPHRRRSVQDLPPIVTESSQDSRNNSRPSSPSVRMITPDRTDTNGSDNSIPMAYLTLDHQLQPLAPCPNSKESMAVFEQHCKMAQEYLKVQTEIALLIQRKKELIDELDQDEKDQQNACRLAQEHKKLLEENKSLSTYYQQCKKQLELIRAQQQKRQGTS; encoded by the exons ATGTCAATGTTCTCCGCCGAAATGCTGGAAGCACCTGTGTACCCTTTTGAGGAGATCGACTATGCTGATATTGATGTGGAAGAG GTGGTGGGCAGAGGGGCATTTGGTGTTGTGTGCAAGGCCAAGTGGAAAGGTAGAGATGTGGCCATCAAGACTATAGAGAGTGAATCGGAGAGAAATGCCTTTATTGTTGAG CTTCGCCAGTTGTCCCGTGTAAATCATCCCAACATTGTGAAGCTGCATGGTTCCTGCAGTAACCCC GTATGTCTGGTGATGGAATATGCAGAGGGAGGTTCATTGTATAATG TGCTGCACGGTGCAGAGCCCCTTCCTCACTACACTGCATCTCACGCCATGAGCTGGTGCCTGCAGTGTTCTCAGGGGGTCTCTTATCTCCACGGCATGAAACCAAAGGCTCTCATTCACAGGGACCTCAAACCTCCCAA TCTGCTCCTGGTTGCTGGAGGTACTGTGCTGAAGATCTGTGACTTCGGGACAGCATGTGACATCCAGACACACATGACTAATAACAAGGGAAGCGCAGCCTGGATGGCCCCAGAGGTGTTTGAAG GCAGTAACTACAGTGAGAAGTGTGATGTGTTCAGTTGGGGTATTATTCTCTGGGAGGTGATCACACGCCGGAAGCCCTTTGATGAAATCGGTGGCCCTGCTTTCCGCATCATGTGGGCTGTGCACCGTG gCACACGTCCACCTCTCATTAAGAATCTAccgaagcccatagagagtctgATGACTCGTTGCTGGTCCAAAGACCCATCGCAGCGCCCTTCCATGGAGGAGATATTGAAGATTATGACCCACCTTATGAGG TATTTCCCAGGATCAGAAGAGCCTCTTCAGTACCCTTATCAGTATTCAGATGAAGGCCAGAGTAACTCTGCCACCAGCACAG GCTCATGTATAGACTACACATGTACCAGCAACAAGAACGATACGAACATGGAGCACACCAACTCCCCTGGCAGCAATGACACCATCAAGTTCCCATATAAACCAAAG GGCGACCCGTTGAGGCCTGGTCACCCTCTCTCCAGAGGGGGCAGTGTTGAGAGTCTTTCTGGCAGACCACATAGTTTGGCACATTCCGACAGCAAACGAATGAGCACGGATCTCTCCGAACTGGAGCACAGATTGCCCTTTGCTCCTGCAG CACGTCCACAATTTAAGCGAGGTCACCGTAAAACGGCATCACATGGCACCATTCTGGACATTCCCAAGATCATCGTCACAG CAACCTGTGAGCCTCATAGACGCAGATCAGTGCAGGACCTTCCTCCCATTGTTACGGAGTCCAGTCAG GATAGTAGGAACAACAGCAGACCATCCAGTCCCAGTGTGAGGATGATTACGCCAGACAGGACAG ACACCAATGGCTCAGATAACTCCATCCCCATGGCCTACCTGACCCTGGACCATCAGTTACAG CCTCTAGCCCCGTGTCCAAACTCCAAAGAATCAATGGCAGTGTTTGAGCAGCACTGTAAGATGGCACAGGAATACCTGAAGGTGCAGACAGAGATCGCTCTTCTCATACAGAGGAA GAAAGAGCTGATAGACGAGCTGGACCAGGATGAGAAGGATCAGCAGAACGCTTGTCGCCTCGCTCAGGAGCACAAGAAACTTCTAGAGGAGAACAAGAGCCTGTCCACCTACTACCAGCAGTGCAAGAAGCAACTGGAGCTGATCCGAGCACAACAGCAAAAGAGACAGGGCACCTCATGA